The Streptomyces camelliae genome window below encodes:
- a CDS encoding PIG-L deacetylase family protein: MIRLGAGRLHRIVAVAAHCDDIAIGAGGTLLTLCRARPGVRVDALVLSGGGSEREQEEQAALAAFCPGADLRLTVHKLPDGRLPAHWEEAKAAVEELRAQTEPELVLAPRTDDAHQDHRGLAKLIPTAFRDHMVLGYEIVKWDGDLGRPSAYQPLSPEIAEQKVRLLQEHYPSQRHRPWYDREAFLGLARIRGIECHERYAEAFAVTKLTLNLGD; encoded by the coding sequence GTGATCCGGCTCGGGGCCGGGCGTCTGCACCGGATCGTCGCGGTGGCCGCGCACTGCGACGACATCGCCATCGGCGCCGGCGGCACCCTGCTGACGCTGTGCCGCGCGCGGCCGGGTGTCCGCGTCGACGCGCTGGTGCTCTCCGGCGGCGGCAGCGAGCGCGAGCAGGAGGAGCAGGCCGCGCTCGCCGCCTTCTGCCCGGGCGCCGACCTGCGGCTGACCGTGCACAAGCTGCCGGACGGCCGGCTGCCCGCGCACTGGGAGGAGGCCAAGGCCGCGGTCGAGGAGCTGCGCGCGCAGACCGAGCCGGAGCTCGTACTGGCCCCGCGCACCGATGACGCTCACCAGGACCATCGCGGCCTGGCGAAGCTGATACCCACCGCATTCCGCGACCACATGGTCCTCGGCTACGAGATCGTCAAGTGGGACGGCGACCTGGGCCGTCCGTCGGCGTACCAGCCGCTGTCACCGGAGATCGCCGAACAGAAGGTACGGCTGCTGCAGGAGCACTACCCCTCGCAGCGACACCGGCCCTGGTACGACCGCGAGGCCTTCCTCGGCCTTGCCCGGATCCGCGGCATCGAATGCCACGAGCGCTATGCCGAGGCGTTCGCCGTCACCAAACTCACGCTCAACCTGGGGGATTGA
- a CDS encoding glucose-1-phosphate cytidylyltransferase — protein sequence MKVVLFCGGYGMRMRSGAADDVPKPMAMVGPRPLIWHVMRYYAHFGHTEFILCLGYGAHHIKDFFLNYEETTSNDFVLRNGRTELLSTDIADWTITFVQTGIESPIGERLRRVRHHLDGDEMFLANYADVLTDAPLPEMIENFARRDAGASMMVVPPQSSFHCVDLGEDGLVGGITAVSELPLWENGGYFVLRQEVFEHIPENGDLVADGCAQLAKRGRLVAHQHRGFWKPTDTVKERAALDEAYARGDRPWAVWEQDSAAVSA from the coding sequence ATGAAGGTCGTACTGTTCTGCGGCGGTTACGGGATGCGGATGCGGAGCGGCGCCGCAGACGACGTGCCCAAGCCGATGGCGATGGTCGGCCCCAGGCCGCTGATCTGGCACGTGATGCGGTACTACGCGCACTTCGGGCACACGGAGTTCATCCTGTGCCTCGGGTACGGGGCTCACCACATCAAGGACTTCTTCCTCAACTACGAGGAGACGACGTCCAACGACTTCGTACTGCGCAATGGGCGGACCGAGCTGCTGTCCACCGACATCGCGGACTGGACGATCACGTTCGTGCAGACCGGCATCGAGTCACCGATCGGCGAGCGGCTGCGCCGGGTGCGGCACCACCTCGACGGCGACGAGATGTTCCTCGCCAACTACGCCGACGTGCTCACCGACGCCCCCCTGCCGGAGATGATCGAGAACTTCGCCCGGCGCGACGCCGGGGCGTCGATGATGGTGGTGCCGCCGCAGTCCTCGTTCCACTGCGTGGACCTGGGCGAGGACGGCCTGGTGGGGGGCATCACCGCGGTGAGCGAACTGCCGCTGTGGGAGAACGGCGGCTACTTCGTTCTCCGCCAGGAGGTCTTCGAGCACATCCCGGAGAACGGGGACCTGGTCGCTGACGGATGCGCCCAACTGGCCAAGCGCGGGCGGCTGGTGGCGCACCAGCACCGCGGCTTCTGGAAGCCGACCGACACCGTGAAGGAGCGAGCCGCGCTCGACGAGGCCTACGCCCGGGGCGACCGCCCGTGGGCTGTGTGGGAACAGGACAGCGCGGCGGTGAGCGCGTGA
- a CDS encoding class I SAM-dependent methyltransferase, with product MTRCRLCGSETLASVVDLGATPPCESFLAADQLDEPEPTYPLHLRVCTDCWLAQIPPLITPEETFKEYAYFSSYSTSWVEHARTFVADAVQRVGLGADAFVVEVASNDGYLLRHVVDRGIRCLGIEPSVNVGAAAREAGVPTLTEFLSPDTGSAVRAEHGPADLVVANNVYAHIPDVVGFTQGLRALVADDGWVSIEVQHLLTLIEENQYDTVYHEHFQYYTVASAIRALASGGLTLVDVELLPTHGGSIRLWARPAEVAGEPTQRVADVLGREKAAGLQELSGYTEFSARVAKVRRDLLRFLIEAAERGETVVGYGAPGKGNTLLNHCGIRPDLLPYTVDRNPYKHGRFTPGTRIPILPPEQIAADRPDYVLVLPWNLRAELVEQLSFVHDWGGRLVFPIPELSIVEVKR from the coding sequence GTGACACGATGCCGACTCTGCGGCTCGGAGACGCTGGCGAGCGTCGTCGATCTCGGGGCGACACCACCGTGCGAGAGCTTTCTCGCCGCGGACCAACTGGACGAGCCGGAACCGACTTACCCGCTGCACCTGCGGGTCTGCACCGACTGCTGGCTCGCGCAGATCCCGCCGCTGATCACGCCGGAGGAGACGTTCAAGGAGTACGCGTACTTCTCCTCGTACTCGACCTCTTGGGTGGAGCACGCGCGGACATTCGTCGCCGACGCCGTGCAGCGGGTGGGTCTCGGCGCCGACGCCTTCGTCGTCGAGGTCGCGAGCAACGACGGGTACCTGCTGCGGCATGTGGTGGACCGCGGGATCCGCTGCCTCGGCATCGAGCCGTCCGTGAACGTCGGCGCCGCGGCACGGGAGGCGGGGGTGCCCACGCTCACGGAGTTCCTGAGCCCGGACACCGGCTCGGCCGTCCGCGCCGAGCACGGCCCGGCGGATCTGGTCGTGGCCAACAACGTGTACGCGCACATCCCCGACGTGGTCGGGTTCACCCAGGGGCTGCGCGCCCTGGTCGCCGACGACGGCTGGGTCTCCATAGAGGTGCAGCACCTGCTGACCCTGATCGAGGAGAACCAGTACGACACCGTCTACCACGAGCACTTCCAGTACTACACGGTCGCCTCCGCGATCCGAGCCCTGGCGAGCGGAGGACTCACGCTCGTGGACGTCGAGTTGCTGCCCACGCACGGCGGCTCCATCCGGCTGTGGGCCCGGCCGGCCGAGGTGGCCGGCGAGCCGACACAGCGGGTGGCCGACGTGCTGGGCCGGGAGAAGGCCGCCGGGCTGCAGGAGCTGTCCGGATACACCGAGTTCTCCGCCCGGGTGGCCAAGGTGCGCCGGGACCTGCTGCGGTTCCTCATCGAGGCGGCCGAGCGCGGTGAGACGGTCGTCGGCTACGGCGCCCCGGGCAAGGGCAACACCCTGCTCAACCACTGCGGCATCCGGCCCGACCTGCTCCCGTACACGGTCGACCGCAACCCCTACAAGCACGGCAGGTTCACCCCGGGCACCCGCATCCCGATCCTGCCGCCCGAGCAGATAGCCGCCGACAGACCGGACTACGTCCTCGTCCTCCCGTGGAACCTGCGGGCCGAGCTGGTCGAGCAGCTGTCCTTCGTGCACGACTGGGGCGGCCGGCTGGTCTTTCCCATCCCGGAACTGAGCATTGTCGAGGTCAAGCGATGA
- a CDS encoding glycosyltransferase has translation MHVLVVHNRYASAQPSGENKVVDQEVELLRAAGHRVEVFERRSDDIAARSLLAKAAMPLLVPWNPAVRAELATRLRTERPDVVHVHNVFPLLSPAVLAACADAGVPAVATLHNYTQVCPPGTLQRDGRPCAECVGSAPLPAVRHGCYRSSRLATVPLAVSLSVNRRRWWSGVERFFCISAAQRDVLVRSGMPAERLAVKHNFVPDPGTCRVGAGEHLLYLGRLAEAKGVRLLMAAWDEIAADGGVGVPLVIAGAGPLEPEVTAWAASRDDVRYVGLYDTAECRKALARSVAVVAPSTWLEAFGLVVVEAMAVGVPVVAAGHGAFVELVEDGVTGLLHRPGEPASLASCIRRIAAEPGRNREMGQAARRRYEQGFSPAVGLERLVEEYRTAIAGRTESMGGSK, from the coding sequence ATGCATGTCCTCGTGGTGCACAACCGCTACGCCTCGGCGCAGCCGAGCGGGGAGAACAAGGTCGTCGACCAGGAGGTGGAGCTGCTGCGCGCGGCCGGCCACCGGGTCGAGGTGTTCGAGCGGCGCAGCGACGACATCGCTGCCCGGTCCCTCCTTGCCAAGGCCGCGATGCCGCTGCTGGTGCCGTGGAACCCGGCGGTCCGCGCGGAACTCGCCACCCGGCTTCGCACCGAGCGGCCGGACGTGGTGCACGTCCACAACGTCTTCCCGCTCCTGTCGCCCGCAGTGCTGGCCGCCTGCGCCGACGCCGGCGTGCCCGCCGTCGCCACGCTGCACAACTACACCCAGGTCTGCCCGCCCGGCACTCTGCAGCGGGACGGCCGGCCGTGCGCCGAGTGCGTCGGCTCCGCACCACTGCCCGCCGTCCGGCACGGCTGCTACCGGAGTTCCCGGCTTGCGACGGTGCCGCTCGCGGTCAGCCTGTCGGTCAACCGGCGGCGCTGGTGGTCCGGCGTGGAACGGTTCTTCTGCATTTCCGCGGCGCAGCGCGACGTGCTGGTGCGGTCAGGCATGCCGGCCGAGCGGCTGGCGGTGAAGCACAACTTCGTGCCCGACCCGGGCACGTGCCGAGTCGGCGCCGGCGAGCATCTGCTCTATCTCGGCCGGCTCGCGGAGGCCAAGGGCGTACGCCTGCTCATGGCCGCGTGGGACGAGATCGCCGCGGACGGTGGTGTGGGCGTGCCGCTCGTGATCGCCGGCGCGGGGCCGCTGGAGCCCGAGGTGACCGCCTGGGCGGCGAGCCGGGACGACGTGCGCTACGTCGGCCTGTACGACACGGCGGAGTGCCGGAAGGCCCTCGCGCGATCGGTCGCCGTGGTGGCTCCCTCGACATGGCTGGAGGCGTTCGGGCTGGTGGTCGTGGAGGCGATGGCGGTGGGGGTACCGGTCGTCGCCGCCGGTCACGGCGCCTTCGTCGAACTCGTCGAGGACGGGGTGACCGGCCTGCTGCACCGGCCGGGCGAGCCCGCCTCGCTCGCGTCCTGCATACGCCGGATCGCGGCCGAGCCGGGCCGCAACCGGGAGATGGGCCAGGCGGCCCGGCGCCGTTACGAGCAGGGCTTCAGCCCGGCCGTCGGCCTTGAGCGCCTGGTGGAGGAGTACCGCACCGCGATCGCGGGTCGGACGGAATCAATGGGGGGCAGTAAGTGA